The Excalfactoria chinensis isolate bCotChi1 chromosome 28, bCotChi1.hap2, whole genome shotgun sequence genome includes a window with the following:
- the ENDOU gene encoding uridylate-specific endoribonuclease codes for MSSAEVGVQPAVKSTVLPGSSLSSGDPHIEGRAQQHPHHCQRAEMLLSTGMMKAFILFLGVGMALGSLYTDPDSCRGRCDEPYSHEDECHCDADCRSRNSCCWDYPEHCGEGEEAAHRRTAEHFSSSHDAISDQELLHLSEQLYGVDHNKAQPNDISINPQHRAAPDQTGLQEDLSPEPLYAYVNEKLFSKPTYASFIRLLDNYQRATGHEEEVTAEELQEQNIFLQEVMKTELMKKLYAFLHKKNRYGSEEEFLQDLKEMWFGLYSRGDGEKDSSGFEHVFSGEVKKGKVSGFHNWIRFYLLEKQGLVNYFSHNFDGPWDTYPDVLGLQFSWDGFYKEVGSAFIGCSPEFEFGIYTLCFIARPGRECHLSLGGHGVSIQTYTWTKSTYGHGKKYIATAYIVSP; via the exons ATGAGCTCTGCTGAAGTTGGGGTGCAGCCTGCAGTGAAGTCCACGGTTTTACCAGGCTCCTCCCTCAGCTCCGGGGACCCACATATAGAAgggagagctcagcagcacccacatCACTGCCAGagagctgagatgctgctgagcACCGGGATGATGAAGGCCTTCATCCTCTTCCTCGGGGTGGGAATGGCCTTGGGCT CCCTATACACGGACCCCGACTCCTGCAGGGGACGCTGCGATGAACCCTACAGCCATGAGGATGAATGCCACTGCGATGCCGACTGCCGGAGCCgcaacagctgctgctgggattaCCCAGAGCACTGCGGGGAGG gtgAGGAAGCGGCGCACAGACGCACTGCAG AGCACTTCTCCAGCAGCCACGATGCCATCAGcgaccaggagctgctccatctCTCCGagcagctctatggggtggATCACAACAAGGCTCAACCCAACGACATCAGCATTAACCCACAACACCGAGCTGCCCCCGACCAAACGGGGCTCCAGGAGGATCTCTCCCCTGAGCC GCTCTATGCATACGTCAATGAGAAGCTCTTCTCCAAACCCACCTATGCCAGCTTCATCCGTTTGCTGGACAACTACCAGAGGGCAACAGGCCACGAGGAAGAGGTGACAGCcgaagagctgcaggagcagaacaTCTTCCTCCAGGAGGTGATGAAGACGGAGCTCATGAAGAAACTCTACGCTTTCCTCCATAAGAAAA ATCGTTatggatctgaggaggaattCCTGCAGGATCTGAAGGAGATGTGGTTTGGACTCTACTCCCGAGGTGATGGAGAGAAGGATTCCAGCGGCTTCGAGCACGTCTTCTCAG GGGAGGTTAAAAAGGGGAAAGTGAGTGGGTTTCACAACTGGATCCGCTTCTACCTCTTGGAAAAGCAAGGACTGGTCAACTACTTCAGCCACAACTTCGACGGGCCG TGGGACACCTACCCTGATGTACTGGGGCTGCAGTTCAGCTGGGATGGCTTCTACAAGGAGGTGGGCTCCGCATTCATTGGCTGCAGCCCGGAGTTTGAATTTGGCATCTACACGTTGTGTTTCATTGCCCGACCTGGGAGGGA GTGTCACCTGAGCTTGGGTGGCCACGGTGTCAGCATCCAGACCTACACATGGACCAAATCTACCTATGGCCACGGCAAGAAATACATCGCCACGGCCTACATCGTCTCACCTTGA
- the NEUROD4 gene encoding LOW QUALITY PROTEIN: neurogenic differentiation factor 4 (The sequence of the model RefSeq protein was modified relative to this genomic sequence to represent the inferred CDS: inserted 1 base in 1 codon) — translation MTKTYTKPKEMAELVGTQSWMDEALSSKDELKAENGRQGAFGLVPGLNEEHDSIEEEEEEEDDGXKPKRRGPKKKKMTKARLERFRARRVKANARERTRMHGLNDALDNLRRVMPCYSKTQKLSKIETLRLARNYIWALSEVLETGQTPEGKSFVEMLCKGLSQPTSNLVAGCLQLGPQTLFLEKHEEKTSGCESAISSHSFTYQSPGLPSPPYGSMETHLLHLKPPAFKSLVDASFGNPPDCTTPPYEGPLTPPLSISGNFSLKQDGSPDLDKPYTFMAHYPSVSLAGAHGHPTHFQNAVPRYEIPIDMSYESYPHHVAGPQLNAIFNE, via the exons ATGACGAAGACTTACACCAAACCCAAGGAGATGGCAGAGCTGGTGGGCACCCAGAGCTGGATGGATGAAGCTCTGAGCTCCAAGGATGAGCTGAAGGCAGAGAACGGCAGGCAAGGAGCTTTTGGGTTGGTACCGGGCTTGAACGAAGAGCACGACAGCAtcgaggaggaagaggaagaagaggatgatG AGAAGCCGAAGAGAAGAGGAccaaagaagaagaagatgaccaaggccaggttggagaGGTTCAGGGCTCGGAGGGTGAAAGCCAACGCTCGGGAACGCACAAGGATGCATGGACTGAATGATGCCCTGGATAACCTGAGGAGGGTGATGCCCTGTTACTCCAAAACCCAGAAGCTGTCCAAGATCGAGACGTTGAGGTTGGCAAGGAATTATATCTGGGCTCTGTCCGAGGTGCTCGAAACTGGGCAGACTCCAGAAGGGAAGAGCTTCGTGGAGATGCTCTGCAAAGGTTTATCCCAACCCACCAGTAACTTGGTGGCCGGCTGCCTCCAGCTGGGGCCGCAGACCTTATTCCTGGAGAAGCACGAGGAGAAGACCTCAGGGTGTGAATCGGCCATTTCCAGCCACTCCTTCACCTACCAGTCCCCAGGGCTGCCCAGCCCCCCCTATGGCTCAATGGAAACCCACCTGCTGCATCTAAAACCCCCCGCCTTCAAGAGCCTGGTGGATGCTTCTTTTGGGAACCCCCCCGACTGCACCACTCCCCCATACGAGGGTCCCCTCACGCCGCCTTTGAGCATCAGTGGGAACTTCTCCTTGAAGCAGGATGGCTCTCCAGACCTGGATAAACCCTACACCTTTATGGCTCACTACCCTTCGGTCAGCCTGGCTGGTGCACATGGACATCCCACCCACTTCCAAAACGCAGTGCCCCGCTATGAGATCCCCATAGACATGAGCTATGAGTCCTACCCTCACCACGTGGCTGGGCCTCAACTCAATGCCATCTTCAATGAGTAG